In one Mycobacteroides chelonae genomic region, the following are encoded:
- a CDS encoding inositol-3-phosphate synthase, translated as MSNTSSEVRVAIVGVGNCASSLVQGVQYYQDADENSTVPGLMHVKFGPYHVRDVKFVAAFDVDAKKVGFDLSEAISASENNTIKIADVPPTDVIVQRGPTLDGIGKYYADTIEVSDTDPVDVVKVLKDNNVDVLVSYLPVGSEEADKFYAQCAIDAKVAFVNALPVFIASDPVWAKKFEDAGVPIVGDDIKSQVGATITHRVMAKLFEDRGVTLDRTYQLNVGGNMDFKNMLERERLESKKVSKTQAVTSNLNGSLADKVYDKNVHIGPSDYVAWLDDRKWAYVRLEGRAFGDVPLNLEYKLEVWDSPNSAGIIIDAVRAAKIALDRGLGGPILPASAYLMKSPPKQLADDIARTQLEQFIEG; from the coding sequence ATGTCCAACACATCATCTGAGGTGCGAGTCGCCATCGTCGGCGTCGGCAACTGCGCATCCTCGCTGGTTCAGGGCGTGCAGTACTACCAGGATGCGGACGAGAACTCCACTGTTCCGGGCCTGATGCACGTCAAGTTCGGCCCGTACCACGTGCGCGACGTGAAGTTCGTCGCCGCGTTCGACGTGGACGCCAAGAAGGTCGGCTTCGACCTCTCCGAGGCGATCTCGGCGTCGGAGAACAACACCATCAAGATCGCCGACGTGCCGCCCACCGATGTCATCGTGCAGCGCGGACCGACCCTGGACGGCATCGGCAAGTACTACGCCGACACCATCGAGGTGTCCGACACCGATCCGGTCGACGTCGTGAAGGTGCTGAAAGACAACAACGTTGACGTCCTCGTGTCCTACCTTCCGGTGGGTTCTGAAGAGGCCGACAAGTTCTACGCCCAGTGCGCCATCGACGCCAAGGTGGCGTTCGTCAACGCGCTACCGGTGTTCATCGCCTCGGATCCGGTGTGGGCCAAGAAGTTCGAAGATGCCGGTGTGCCGATCGTGGGCGACGACATCAAGAGCCAGGTGGGCGCCACCATCACCCACAGGGTGATGGCCAAGCTGTTCGAGGACCGCGGTGTCACCCTGGACCGCACCTACCAGCTCAACGTCGGCGGCAACATGGACTTCAAGAACATGCTCGAGCGTGAGCGTCTGGAGTCCAAGAAGGTCTCCAAGACTCAGGCCGTCACGTCGAACCTCAACGGATCACTGGCCGACAAGGTGTACGACAAGAACGTGCACATCGGCCCGTCCGACTACGTCGCGTGGCTCGATGACCGCAAATGGGCTTATGTGCGCCTGGAAGGCCGCGCCTTCGGCGATGTGCCGCTGAACCTCGAATACAAGCTCGAGGTCTGGGACTCCCCCAACTCGGCCGGCATCATCATCGACGCGGTACGTGCGGCGAAGATCGCACTCGACCGCGGGCTCGGTGGCCCGATTCTTCCGGCCTCGGCCTACCTGATGAAGAGCCCGCCGAAGCAACTCGCCGACGACATCGCGCGCACCCAGCTGGAGCAGTTCATCGAAGGCTGA
- a CDS encoding LLM class F420-dependent oxidoreductase: MTGFGISTSSADGYVAPDVLARAVEERGFDWLLFDDHSYFPVDTPDDIDPEFRARLPLIRDLPVVLAYAAAATEHLVIGSGVALLPQRDVLHTAKAWATLSTLSGGRAVLGVGVGWNLGELRNHGADPTLRGAKLDEQLVALKQLWTEDVAEFHGEHLDFGPVAASPRPPTPIPVYVGGPSRAAQSRAVRLGDGWLPYAATSTPEDVRVARRRFAEQGRADLPVGVSGVSGERAAAAYLDAGVEQVLLHLDPLREDETLAVLDQLAAVANRLRANK; the protein is encoded by the coding sequence ATGACCGGCTTCGGTATCTCTACCTCATCGGCCGACGGATACGTGGCCCCCGACGTGCTCGCCCGCGCTGTCGAGGAACGCGGCTTCGACTGGCTGCTCTTCGACGACCATTCCTACTTCCCGGTCGACACACCCGATGACATCGATCCGGAGTTCCGGGCGCGGCTTCCGTTGATACGAGACCTTCCGGTGGTGCTCGCCTATGCCGCGGCGGCCACCGAGCATTTGGTGATTGGGTCCGGGGTCGCACTGTTACCCCAGCGCGATGTGTTGCACACCGCCAAGGCCTGGGCGACGCTGTCCACACTGTCGGGCGGCCGAGCCGTGCTGGGAGTCGGCGTCGGGTGGAATCTGGGCGAGCTACGCAACCACGGCGCCGACCCGACGCTGCGCGGTGCGAAACTCGACGAACAGCTGGTCGCCCTCAAACAGCTGTGGACCGAGGACGTAGCGGAATTCCATGGCGAGCACCTCGATTTCGGGCCCGTCGCCGCGAGCCCGCGTCCACCGACGCCCATTCCGGTGTACGTGGGTGGTCCGAGCCGGGCCGCTCAGTCACGCGCGGTGCGGTTAGGTGATGGGTGGTTGCCATACGCGGCGACGTCTACCCCCGAGGATGTGCGGGTGGCGCGCCGCCGGTTCGCCGAGCAGGGACGCGCGGATCTGCCGGTCGGTGTGAGCGGCGTGTCCGGGGAGCGGGCTGCCGCTGCGTATCTGGATGCCGGCGTGGAGCAGGTGCTCCTTCATCTGGATCCGTTGCGCGAGGACGAGACCCTTGCCGTGCTTGACCAGCTAGCCGCAGTCGCGAATCGGTTGCGGGCCAACAAATAG
- a CDS encoding amino acid permease, which translates to MATTESSSEGGLQHSLQKRHLTMIAIGGVIGAGLFVGSGATIKAAGPAAFLTYAITGVLIVLVMRMLGEMAVANPSTGSFADYSRRALGDWAGFSVGWLYWYFWVIVVGFEAVAGGKIVQDWWPHFPLWLIALVLMVAMTATNLFSVRSYGEFEYWFASVKVLAIIAFLVLGTMFVLGWWPGKHMDFSNLTKSGFAPNGTGAIFSAIVVVVFSMVGPEIATIAAAESKDPARAISRATNSVIYRIGLFFVGSIFLIAVIVPWDSPTLGTSPFVTAFKTLGIPHADNIMRIVVLTAVLSCLNSAMYTASRMLFVLAGRGEAPRSWLRVNSRGVPVHAILASSFIGFVCVVLAYVAEDTVFLFLLNSSGAVILFVYFMIAISQLVLRPRTPPEKLIVKMWGYPVLTILTAGAIVAILVAMGFQDGTRSQLWTSLLSWAVILLAFVALRLTRLRAPVPDEPVTR; encoded by the coding sequence ATGGCGACCACGGAATCGTCCAGCGAGGGCGGCCTGCAGCATTCGTTGCAGAAGCGCCACCTGACGATGATCGCGATCGGTGGCGTCATCGGCGCCGGCCTGTTCGTGGGGTCCGGTGCGACGATCAAGGCGGCTGGCCCGGCTGCCTTCCTCACCTATGCCATCACCGGTGTGCTCATCGTGCTGGTGATGCGCATGCTCGGCGAGATGGCCGTGGCGAATCCGTCGACCGGCTCCTTCGCCGACTACAGCCGCCGCGCCCTCGGCGACTGGGCAGGATTCTCTGTCGGCTGGCTCTACTGGTACTTCTGGGTAATCGTCGTGGGGTTCGAGGCAGTCGCCGGCGGCAAGATCGTCCAAGATTGGTGGCCGCACTTTCCGTTGTGGCTGATCGCTCTTGTCCTCATGGTGGCCATGACCGCCACCAACCTCTTCTCGGTGCGGTCCTACGGCGAGTTCGAATACTGGTTCGCCAGTGTGAAAGTACTTGCCATCATTGCATTTCTCGTCCTCGGCACGATGTTCGTACTGGGCTGGTGGCCGGGTAAGCACATGGACTTCTCCAACCTCACCAAGAGCGGGTTCGCTCCCAATGGCACCGGTGCGATCTTCTCCGCCATCGTGGTCGTGGTGTTTTCGATGGTCGGCCCGGAAATCGCGACCATCGCGGCCGCCGAATCCAAGGACCCCGCGCGGGCCATCAGCAGGGCCACCAACTCGGTCATCTACCGAATCGGGCTCTTCTTCGTGGGCTCCATCTTCCTGATCGCGGTGATCGTGCCGTGGGATAGCCCGACTTTGGGCACCTCACCCTTCGTCACCGCATTCAAGACCTTGGGAATTCCGCACGCCGACAACATCATGCGGATAGTCGTGCTCACCGCCGTGTTGTCCTGTCTCAACTCGGCGATGTACACCGCCTCCCGCATGCTGTTCGTGTTGGCAGGCCGGGGCGAGGCACCGCGCAGCTGGCTGCGCGTCAACTCGCGCGGTGTTCCGGTGCACGCCATCTTGGCGTCCTCATTCATCGGATTCGTCTGCGTGGTGCTGGCATACGTCGCCGAAGACACCGTCTTTCTATTCCTGCTCAACTCCTCCGGCGCGGTAATCCTGTTTGTGTACTTCATGATTGCGATATCGCAGCTGGTACTCAGGCCCCGCACACCCCCAGAGAAGCTGATCGTCAAGATGTGGGGTTATCCGGTGTTGACGATCCTCACCGCCGGTGCGATCGTCGCGATTCTGGTCGCGATGGGCTTTCAGGACGGCACCCGCTCGCAGCTGTGGACCAGCCTGCTGTCCTGGGCGGTGATCCTGCTCGCCTTCGTGGCACTCCGGCTGACCCGGCTCCGCGCACCGGTGCCCGACGAACCGGTTACCCGGTAA
- a CDS encoding phosphotransferase family protein: MAAPQHVDPKSVDFGVVSRWMDEQGLPAGEVADVSAITGGTQNIMVRFTRGGREYVLRRPPKHLREASNNVIRRESRLLGALRGQGVPAPELIAACTDETVLGGAVFYLMEPVDGFNASVTLPELHASSPQIRHQMGLEAVSGIAALGALDYQALGLDGYGNPDGFLERQVPRWLKELDSFSKHEGYPGPDIPGLQSVADWLEQHRPSQWKPGIMHGDFHLANMMFRNDGPELAAIVDWEMSTIGDPLLDLGWLLATWPSDGDDASLGGALVQAGGLPTPEELVAHYAERTDRDLSAIHWYTVLACFKLGIILEGTHARAFAGKAPVAVGDYLHGLTLQLFRRAGAITG; encoded by the coding sequence ATGGCGGCTCCGCAGCATGTCGACCCGAAAAGCGTTGATTTCGGTGTTGTTTCGCGCTGGATGGATGAGCAGGGACTTCCGGCGGGTGAGGTGGCGGACGTCTCGGCGATCACGGGCGGCACGCAGAACATCATGGTGCGCTTCACCCGGGGCGGCCGCGAGTATGTGTTGCGCCGGCCCCCGAAGCATCTACGTGAGGCCAGTAACAATGTGATCCGCCGGGAGTCGCGATTGCTGGGAGCGTTACGCGGACAGGGAGTTCCCGCTCCCGAGCTCATCGCGGCGTGCACCGACGAGACGGTGCTGGGCGGCGCGGTCTTCTATCTGATGGAGCCGGTCGACGGATTCAATGCCTCGGTCACCCTGCCGGAGCTGCATGCGAGCAGTCCGCAGATTCGGCACCAGATGGGGCTGGAGGCGGTCAGCGGTATCGCCGCCCTGGGGGCACTGGACTATCAGGCGCTGGGACTGGACGGGTACGGCAATCCCGACGGCTTCCTGGAGCGTCAGGTACCGCGTTGGCTCAAAGAGCTCGACTCGTTCAGCAAGCACGAGGGGTACCCGGGCCCGGACATCCCGGGTCTGCAATCCGTCGCCGATTGGCTTGAGCAGCATCGGCCGTCGCAGTGGAAGCCGGGGATCATGCATGGTGATTTCCACCTGGCGAACATGATGTTCCGCAATGACGGTCCTGAGCTCGCCGCCATCGTGGACTGGGAGATGTCGACGATCGGTGACCCGCTGCTGGACTTGGGCTGGCTGTTGGCGACGTGGCCTTCGGATGGCGACGATGCTTCACTGGGTGGAGCACTCGTGCAGGCCGGAGGTCTGCCCACGCCCGAGGAGCTCGTCGCGCACTACGCGGAACGCACGGACCGTGATCTCAGCGCGATCCACTGGTACACCGTGCTCGCCTGTTTCAAGTTGGGCATCATCTTGGAGGGCACGCACGCCCGCGCCTTCGCCGGGAAAGCGCCTGTGGCGGTGGGTGATTACCTGCACGGTCTCACGCTGCAGCTGTTCCGGCGGGCCGGGGCGATTACCGGGTAA
- a CDS encoding acyl-CoA dehydrogenase family protein gives MAWDFETDPEYQELLDWAEEFVRTEVEPLDYVFPNPYDKSDTEAMDYVRPLKEEVKRRGLWACHLGPELGGPGFGQLKLALLNEILGRSVWAPSIFGCQAPDTGNAEILAHYGTEAQKAKYLQPLMDGDIGSCYVMTEPQGGSDPTLFKTTAVRDGDEWILNGEKWFNSEARHAAFWIVMAVTNPDVSPYQGMSMFIVDPNAPGVEIVRNITVHGFSEDEAYTRFTNARIPAENMLGAEGAAFVIAQTRLGGGRVHHAMRTVAQVRKAFDMMCERVISREARGGTIAKLQMTQERIADSWIEMESFRLLVLRTAWLIDKHQDYLKVRKDIAAIKAAMPKVMHDVAQRALHLHGSLGVSEEMPLAKMFLYSEVMGLVDGPTEVHKVTIAKEVLKDYTPYEGLFPPSHIPALTEKARAHVAARLEHRVGNL, from the coding sequence ATGGCATGGGATTTCGAGACCGACCCCGAATACCAGGAGCTGCTGGACTGGGCCGAGGAATTCGTCCGCACCGAGGTGGAACCGCTCGATTACGTGTTCCCCAACCCGTACGACAAGTCCGATACCGAGGCCATGGACTACGTGCGACCGCTCAAGGAGGAGGTCAAGCGCCGTGGGCTGTGGGCCTGTCATCTCGGCCCCGAGCTGGGCGGTCCGGGCTTCGGGCAGCTCAAGCTCGCGTTGCTCAATGAGATTCTGGGCCGTTCGGTGTGGGCCCCCTCGATCTTCGGATGCCAGGCTCCCGACACCGGCAATGCCGAGATCCTCGCGCACTACGGCACCGAGGCGCAGAAGGCGAAGTATCTGCAGCCGCTGATGGACGGCGACATCGGGTCCTGTTACGTCATGACGGAGCCGCAGGGCGGGTCCGATCCGACGCTGTTCAAGACAACTGCCGTGCGTGACGGTGATGAGTGGATCCTCAACGGGGAGAAGTGGTTCAACTCCGAGGCGCGGCACGCCGCCTTCTGGATCGTCATGGCCGTCACCAACCCGGATGTCAGCCCGTATCAGGGAATGTCGATGTTCATCGTCGACCCGAACGCGCCGGGGGTGGAGATCGTCAGAAACATCACCGTGCATGGGTTCAGCGAGGACGAGGCCTACACCCGCTTCACCAATGCCCGGATTCCCGCCGAGAACATGCTGGGTGCCGAGGGTGCCGCGTTCGTGATCGCGCAAACCCGCCTCGGCGGGGGTCGCGTGCATCATGCGATGCGGACGGTGGCTCAGGTGCGTAAGGCATTCGACATGATGTGCGAGCGTGTCATCAGCCGGGAAGCACGCGGCGGCACCATCGCCAAGTTGCAGATGACGCAGGAGCGCATCGCCGACAGCTGGATCGAGATGGAGTCATTCCGTCTGCTGGTGCTTCGGACTGCCTGGCTGATCGACAAGCACCAGGACTACCTCAAGGTGCGCAAGGACATCGCGGCCATCAAGGCCGCCATGCCAAAGGTGATGCATGACGTCGCCCAGCGTGCGCTGCACCTGCACGGCTCGCTCGGCGTCTCCGAAGAGATGCCGTTGGCCAAGATGTTCCTGTACTCGGAGGTGATGGGTCTGGTCGACGGCCCCACCGAGGTGCACAAAGTCACCATCGCCAAGGAAGTCCTCAAGGACTACACCCCGTATGAGGGTCTGTTCCCGCCGAGTCACATCCCGGCGTTGACGGAGAAGGCCAGGGCACATGTGGCGGCCCGCCTCGAGCACCGGGTGGGCAACCTGTAA
- a CDS encoding TetR/AcrR family transcriptional regulator yields the protein MTEAGAKPRRGRPPAADGDAAATRRRIMDVATELFAEKGFHATGVAEIGAAAGVRGGALYYHIGSKEELLWEILRSYIDEMLTEAAHIAGMNTPPAKRLRTLIGSYVILIVKYRKQVAIQVRDGSALTGGRAAELQGMRDELQRCWQRVLDEGYEAGVFRTSDHLITNAILGMLNMVAVWYRADGKSPAQIAKRIADMVVDGVHTDRPHELPIEPEPTGSN from the coding sequence GTGACCGAGGCCGGCGCCAAGCCGCGTCGAGGCCGTCCGCCCGCGGCCGATGGCGATGCCGCGGCGACCCGTCGGCGGATCATGGATGTGGCAACAGAACTCTTCGCCGAGAAGGGATTTCACGCGACCGGTGTTGCTGAGATCGGCGCTGCGGCCGGTGTACGGGGTGGCGCGCTGTACTACCACATCGGGTCCAAAGAGGAACTCCTCTGGGAGATCCTGCGCAGCTACATCGACGAAATGCTCACCGAGGCTGCGCACATCGCAGGCATGAACACCCCGCCCGCCAAGCGTCTGCGCACTCTCATCGGCTCCTACGTCATCCTTATTGTCAAGTACCGCAAGCAGGTTGCCATCCAGGTCCGCGATGGATCCGCGCTGACCGGCGGGCGGGCCGCGGAGTTGCAGGGAATGCGTGACGAGTTACAGCGCTGCTGGCAACGCGTTCTCGACGAGGGTTACGAAGCCGGGGTGTTTCGCACCAGCGATCACCTGATCACCAACGCGATTCTCGGGATGCTGAACATGGTGGCGGTCTGGTACCGCGCCGATGGCAAGAGCCCGGCGCAGATCGCCAAGCGCATCGCCGACATGGTGGTGGACGGCGTGCATACGGATCGTCCGCATGAACTTCCCATTGAACCCGAACCGACAGGAAGTAACTGA
- a CDS encoding SDR family NAD(P)-dependent oxidoreductase has protein sequence MLQDKVVVVTGGSRGLGRAMVQAFAAHGADVVIASRKIDSCNELAAQVQAEHGRRALPVACNVSSWEQCDELVDTVYREFGRVDVLVNNAGLSPLYPSLDQVSEALFDKVMGVNLKGPFRLSALIATKMAAGAGGSIINISSIEAVRPDATALPYAAAKAGLNALTLGLSHSFGPTVRTNTIQCGLFNTDIAAAWPEGFAEALIPSIPLRRVGEPEDIVGAALYLASDASAYCTGTTIRLDGGIL, from the coding sequence ATGCTGCAGGACAAGGTCGTCGTCGTCACCGGTGGTAGCCGCGGGTTGGGCCGGGCGATGGTGCAGGCGTTCGCCGCGCATGGCGCCGATGTGGTGATTGCGAGCCGCAAGATCGACTCCTGTAACGAGCTGGCCGCCCAGGTGCAGGCCGAACACGGTCGCCGTGCGCTCCCGGTGGCCTGCAATGTCAGCTCCTGGGAGCAATGCGATGAGCTGGTCGACACCGTGTACCGGGAGTTCGGGCGGGTGGACGTGTTGGTCAACAACGCCGGACTGTCCCCGCTGTACCCCAGCCTGGACCAGGTCTCGGAAGCATTGTTCGACAAGGTCATGGGGGTCAATCTGAAGGGACCGTTCCGATTGTCGGCCCTGATCGCCACCAAGATGGCGGCAGGAGCCGGCGGTTCGATCATCAACATCAGCTCGATCGAAGCGGTGCGGCCCGACGCCACCGCGTTGCCGTACGCAGCGGCGAAGGCCGGTTTGAATGCCCTGACCCTTGGCCTCTCGCACAGCTTTGGGCCGACCGTGCGCACCAACACCATTCAATGCGGACTTTTCAACACAGATATCGCGGCGGCCTGGCCGGAAGGATTCGCCGAGGCGCTCATTCCCAGCATTCCGTTGCGCCGCGTGGGCGAACCGGAAGACATCGTCGGCGCGGCACTGTATCTCGCAAGTGATGCATCGGCCTACTGCACGGGAACGACGATTCGACTGGATGGCGGCATCCTGTGA
- a CDS encoding sensor domain-containing protein, which translates to MRWAPVVLLTAAALLASCTHAVEGDAAAPARPEKLYPVLPPRQADLEDRLLSASDIRAAVGLPDIKTIPAVETVLSTANTVSDCAYGYSLATRQQYLSFGAARIQAYSETVGRVRQHTIGSALIVFETATSASQQFEQFAQRMSRCDGVHGVTSVNGIAENWTLSIGHSGQDEVNWTRTTDRSPWSCRLVARQRANYVASVMFCRLDPHDDKTEAMFTLLLDKLAR; encoded by the coding sequence ATGCGCTGGGCACCAGTCGTTTTACTGACGGCCGCCGCGCTGTTGGCCTCCTGTACGCACGCGGTTGAGGGCGACGCGGCGGCCCCCGCCAGGCCGGAGAAGTTGTATCCGGTGCTGCCGCCCAGGCAGGCCGACCTTGAAGACCGGCTTCTGTCGGCCTCGGATATCCGTGCGGCAGTGGGCCTTCCGGATATCAAGACCATTCCCGCCGTCGAAACTGTGCTCTCGACGGCCAACACGGTCTCCGACTGTGCATACGGATACTCGTTGGCCACGCGGCAGCAGTACCTGAGCTTCGGTGCGGCGCGCATCCAGGCGTATTCCGAGACGGTCGGAAGGGTTCGCCAGCACACCATAGGGTCAGCGCTGATTGTCTTCGAGACCGCTACCTCGGCAAGTCAGCAGTTCGAGCAATTCGCCCAGCGCATGTCCAGATGCGATGGAGTACATGGGGTTACCTCGGTGAACGGCATCGCGGAGAATTGGACGCTCAGCATCGGGCACAGCGGTCAAGACGAGGTGAACTGGACGCGAACCACTGACCGTTCACCGTGGTCCTGCCGTCTGGTGGCGCGCCAGCGCGCGAACTACGTCGCTTCGGTGATGTTCTGCCGACTCGACCCCCACGATGACAAGACCGAGGCGATGTTCACGCTGCTGCTGGACAAGCTCGCCCGCTGA
- a CDS encoding sensor domain-containing protein, translating into MRVAAVLFCVMVACGGCSRVADGLATPPPERAGLYPELHAIGGKLPGGTLLTGPQIREISELPRLEPGQAVDAMFRSTTDATVCAAGYSLAEIASYEKHEAARIELYVEESDVARLHTVGNAVVTFSDDATARQQFQRFNGLMARCDAITSATHTQRDPSSWKLSITSADTADEVAWTRSVVDSSWTCYMAARQRANFVASSMFCTHGSDNKAGNVLDRLTLKLSGAR; encoded by the coding sequence ATGCGGGTGGCGGCGGTGTTGTTCTGCGTGATGGTTGCCTGTGGCGGCTGCTCCCGCGTAGCCGACGGACTCGCGACCCCGCCGCCCGAGCGTGCTGGCCTTTATCCAGAACTGCACGCCATCGGCGGCAAGCTTCCCGGCGGCACGCTGCTTACGGGGCCGCAGATTCGCGAGATATCGGAGTTGCCACGGCTAGAGCCGGGGCAGGCAGTGGACGCGATGTTCCGCTCGACTACCGACGCCACCGTATGCGCGGCTGGCTACTCACTGGCCGAGATCGCTTCCTATGAGAAGCACGAGGCGGCGCGCATCGAGTTGTATGTGGAGGAGAGCGATGTCGCGCGGCTGCATACGGTGGGAAATGCGGTGGTGACCTTCTCCGACGATGCCACGGCTCGACAACAGTTCCAGCGGTTCAACGGTCTGATGGCCAGGTGCGATGCGATCACGAGCGCCACGCATACACAGCGCGATCCCTCCTCATGGAAACTGAGCATCACCAGTGCCGACACCGCCGATGAGGTGGCGTGGACGCGCAGCGTGGTCGACTCGAGCTGGACCTGTTACATGGCTGCACGACAGCGGGCCAACTTTGTGGCATCGTCGATGTTCTGCACCCACGGTTCGGATAACAAGGCGGGCAATGTGCTGGACCGATTGACGCTGAAACTCTCGGGGGCACGGTAA
- a CDS encoding dihydrolipoamide acetyltransferase family protein produces the protein MAVKQFLLPDLGEGLTEADLIAWKVKVGDEVKLNQVLADVETAKAMVELPSPYEGTVVALEAAENSTLAVGSPLISIEVAGAEPDEPANLVGYGPSESTGQTRRRRRAGSAALALVEPEVPVAPPESVRAAAKPSVRKLAAELGVALDLISGTGIGGSITRQDVEAYTRSLTARAPQAESVAPVGGETRIPIAGVRKHTAAAMVRSAFTAPHVTEFLTVDMTATMELLAELKAKFPDLKLTPMTLVARMVLLTLRSHPSLNSTWDEQAGEIVIKHYVNLGVAAATERGLVVPNVKNASGMSLRELAIAFAQLVTTAREGKTAPADMSGGTFTLTNIGVFGVDAGTPIINPGEAAILALGSIAKRPWVVHGELAVRDVTTLALSFDHRLVDGEQGSKFLADLGALLTDPRMALVV, from the coding sequence ATGGCAGTCAAACAGTTTCTGCTTCCGGACCTCGGTGAGGGACTCACCGAAGCCGACCTGATCGCCTGGAAGGTGAAGGTCGGCGATGAGGTGAAGCTCAACCAGGTGCTCGCCGATGTGGAGACCGCGAAGGCGATGGTCGAGCTGCCGTCGCCGTACGAGGGAACGGTGGTGGCCCTGGAGGCGGCGGAGAACTCGACCCTCGCGGTCGGGTCGCCGCTGATCTCGATCGAGGTCGCCGGTGCCGAACCCGACGAGCCCGCCAACCTGGTCGGCTACGGCCCGTCGGAGTCGACGGGCCAGACCCGCCGTCGGCGTCGCGCGGGCTCGGCCGCCCTCGCCCTCGTCGAACCCGAAGTGCCGGTTGCCCCACCGGAATCGGTGCGAGCCGCCGCGAAACCGTCGGTGCGCAAACTGGCCGCCGAACTGGGCGTGGCCCTCGACCTGATCAGCGGCACGGGGATCGGGGGCAGCATCACCCGGCAGGATGTGGAGGCCTACACGCGCAGTCTCACCGCGCGCGCTCCGCAGGCTGAGTCTGTGGCTCCGGTGGGCGGGGAGACGCGGATTCCCATCGCGGGCGTCCGCAAGCACACGGCGGCCGCCATGGTGCGCAGCGCCTTCACGGCGCCCCACGTCACCGAGTTCCTCACGGTCGATATGACCGCGACGATGGAGCTACTGGCCGAGTTGAAGGCGAAGTTCCCCGACCTCAAACTCACGCCCATGACGCTGGTCGCGCGGATGGTGCTGTTGACTCTGCGGTCGCACCCCTCGCTGAATTCCACCTGGGATGAGCAAGCCGGCGAGATCGTCATCAAGCATTACGTGAATCTCGGTGTGGCGGCAGCGACCGAGCGCGGACTGGTGGTCCCGAACGTGAAGAACGCCAGCGGGATGTCGCTGCGTGAACTGGCGATCGCATTCGCGCAGTTGGTGACTACCGCACGCGAGGGAAAGACAGCGCCCGCCGATATGTCCGGCGGAACGTTCACGTTGACCAATATCGGAGTGTTCGGCGTCGATGCGGGTACCCCGATCATCAATCCGGGCGAAGCGGCCATCCTGGCACTGGGCTCGATTGCCAAACGCCCCTGGGTGGTGCACGGCGAACTCGCCGTCCGCGACGTCACCACGCTCGCGCTGTCCTTCGACCACCGACTGGTGGACGGTGAGCAGGGGTCCAAGTTCCTCGCGGATCTGGGTGCGCTGCTTACCGACCCTCGCATGGCACTGGTGGTGTAG
- a CDS encoding alpha-ketoacid dehydrogenase subunit beta translates to MSGALNAGLRASLEDDDKVIVMGEDVGKLGGVFRVTDGLQKDFGDHRVIDTPLAESGIIGTAVGLAMRGYRPVCEIQFDGFVYPAFDQIVSQVAKLHYRTKGAVGMPLTIRIPFGGGIGAVEHHSESPEAYFAHTAGLRVVACGSPQDAYDMIRQSVACDDPVIFFEPKRRYWEKGEVNTEARDLLPLSSARIVRSGTAATVAAYGPMVAVATAAAEMAAAEGMSIEVVDLRSLSPVDFETLEASVRKTGRLVVVHEASVFMGLGAEIAARITERCFYHLEAPVLRVGGFALPYPANKVEHHFLPDAERVMDAVDRAIAA, encoded by the coding sequence ATGTCCGGTGCCCTGAACGCGGGTCTGCGTGCATCCCTGGAAGACGACGACAAGGTGATCGTCATGGGGGAGGACGTGGGCAAGCTCGGCGGCGTCTTCCGGGTCACCGACGGGCTGCAGAAAGACTTCGGTGATCATCGAGTCATCGACACGCCGCTGGCCGAATCAGGAATCATCGGCACCGCAGTCGGCTTGGCCATGCGTGGATATCGCCCGGTGTGCGAGATCCAATTCGACGGCTTCGTGTATCCGGCTTTCGATCAGATCGTGAGTCAGGTGGCCAAGCTGCACTACCGCACTAAGGGTGCGGTGGGCATGCCGCTGACCATCCGCATCCCGTTCGGCGGTGGAATCGGTGCGGTGGAACACCATTCGGAATCGCCGGAGGCCTACTTCGCCCACACCGCGGGCCTACGGGTGGTGGCGTGTGGATCGCCGCAAGATGCCTACGACATGATCCGCCAGTCCGTGGCGTGCGACGACCCGGTCATCTTCTTCGAGCCCAAGCGGCGCTACTGGGAGAAGGGCGAGGTCAACACCGAAGCACGAGACCTGCTGCCGCTGTCGTCCGCCCGCATCGTCCGGTCTGGTACCGCGGCCACGGTGGCCGCATATGGCCCGATGGTCGCCGTCGCCACTGCGGCGGCGGAAATGGCCGCGGCCGAGGGGATGTCGATCGAGGTCGTCGATCTGCGCTCCCTTTCGCCGGTCGACTTCGAGACGCTGGAGGCCTCGGTACGCAAGACGGGCCGGCTGGTGGTGGTCCACGAAGCATCGGTGTTCATGGGATTGGGCGCCGAGATCGCGGCACGCATTACCGAGCGGTGCTTCTACCACCTGGAGGCGCCGGTGCTACGGGTCGGTGGTTTCGCCCTCCCGTACCCCGCCAACAAGGTGGAGCACCACTTCCTGCCCGATGCGGAGCGGGTGATGGACGCCGTCGACCGCGCTATCGCCGCATAG